A genomic window from Pseudocitrobacter corydidari includes:
- a CDS encoding glycosyltransferase, giving the protein MSLSHLLAQTRPLVEQFNIAADASHVPGYVLFFSVSNGQERAHIEQARGDTLDNAWIAGAKALQRWAQKQTTQPCWLRVDVVNHVEALRWDALQNKLRKTKRNYFRFGLSFSESFEHALLEQEIAANALLYVGTEGVATPNDKNLVSYTRQRFGSERHWPDAPEKILWRFTTLGAFSDGNRAYPLESAGPHSGYRQLPHWQDELEPMIHSASDYLARQVKKSGRFHYGWFPCFDRAIPTYNALRHASSTYALLEGWEVTQNDTQFAAIERALHDLASELIRTCTLPDGSDADFLVDTGDEIKLGGNAVCILAMAKYSELTGNERYLAQMERLANGIAFMQNAESGAFVHVLHAADLSLKEEQRIIYYDGEAAFALMRLYGLTKNPRWLSIVERAMDNFIARKHWQAHDHWLSYCVNELTRYRPQARYYQFGLDNVRDHLDFVLKRVTTYPTLLELMMAAQRMIERLQNDETHRHLLADFDVDKFYRALEYRARYLANGFFWPELAMFFKNPQKIVGSFFIRHHSYRVRIDDVEHYLSGYVAYRKYRLQQAKPQQQLVFLCGNFRHEGNGIEIASIRRCALFIRQLGVSPWVITSSWNPQLARTVEALYESGKLPAPVNALTVYDWLPAMLERGDIRPMQELRPGTRAQTRKDSRNILAARRYVNGEGNLSHEDFVHLPTQKIVLRRHYRSLKGTAYLSAIELRFTDHERRYASEEAFAAAMLAHNLDRQTTWHFLVDKNLPWREFVSSKPKNWLNATLTSVIHSTHQREDGEFKQAYRHVLRDETLLDRIIVLTDAQKNDLAQVISGAQRMRTIPNHLSPPLPLNAVTKTTGYRVLCMARYSPEKQHQLLFRVFAQVVASIPEAELHTWGYGPLKTQLAQWVIDNHLENNIFVHGLTHDLESVHQQSNCAVLSSSLEGFPLFCMESLAHGTPLVSFDIQYGPRDLLENSGAGILVKPNDETALAEALIAVLQNPQQRAQMQENALRHAARYSEQQVATLWQTWWQEMQALASRENKGVENRA; this is encoded by the coding sequence ATGTCATTGAGCCATTTGCTCGCGCAAACCCGGCCTCTGGTTGAGCAATTTAATATTGCCGCCGATGCTTCTCACGTTCCGGGTTATGTGCTCTTTTTTAGCGTGAGTAATGGTCAGGAACGTGCTCACATCGAACAAGCCCGTGGTGATACGCTGGACAACGCCTGGATTGCGGGCGCAAAAGCGTTGCAACGCTGGGCACAGAAGCAAACCACGCAACCTTGCTGGCTGCGCGTGGATGTCGTCAACCACGTTGAAGCACTACGCTGGGATGCGCTGCAAAATAAACTGCGCAAAACCAAGCGTAACTATTTCCGCTTTGGCCTGAGCTTCAGCGAAAGCTTTGAACACGCCCTGCTTGAGCAAGAAATTGCCGCCAACGCGCTGCTCTACGTGGGCACCGAAGGCGTCGCTACGCCTAACGATAAAAATCTGGTCAGCTATACGCGTCAGCGTTTTGGCAGCGAACGGCACTGGCCGGACGCACCGGAAAAAATCCTCTGGCGTTTTACCACCCTCGGCGCGTTCAGCGATGGTAATCGGGCATATCCTCTTGAATCTGCCGGGCCCCATTCGGGCTATCGCCAGCTCCCGCACTGGCAGGATGAACTGGAGCCGATGATCCACTCGGCCAGTGACTATCTGGCGCGGCAGGTTAAAAAATCGGGCCGCTTTCATTACGGCTGGTTCCCCTGCTTCGATCGCGCGATCCCCACCTATAACGCTCTGCGCCACGCCAGCTCGACCTACGCGCTGTTAGAAGGCTGGGAAGTCACGCAGAACGACACGCAGTTTGCCGCCATCGAACGCGCGCTACACGATCTCGCCAGCGAGCTTATCCGCACCTGTACGTTGCCCGACGGCAGCGACGCCGATTTTCTGGTCGACACCGGCGATGAGATAAAACTCGGCGGCAACGCCGTGTGCATTCTGGCGATGGCGAAATACAGCGAACTGACGGGAAATGAGCGCTATCTGGCGCAAATGGAACGCCTGGCGAACGGCATTGCCTTTATGCAAAACGCCGAAAGCGGCGCATTTGTTCACGTACTGCATGCCGCCGATCTTTCGCTGAAAGAAGAGCAGCGCATTATTTACTACGACGGAGAAGCTGCCTTCGCGCTGATGCGTCTGTATGGCCTGACCAAAAACCCGCGCTGGCTGTCAATTGTTGAACGGGCGATGGACAATTTTATCGCCCGGAAACACTGGCAGGCGCACGATCACTGGTTAAGTTACTGCGTGAACGAGCTGACGCGCTATCGTCCGCAGGCCCGCTACTATCAGTTCGGGCTGGACAACGTGCGCGATCACCTCGATTTCGTGCTGAAAAGAGTGACCACCTACCCGACGCTTCTGGAACTGATGATGGCGGCGCAACGCATGATTGAGCGTCTGCAGAATGATGAAACGCACCGGCATCTGCTGGCCGATTTTGACGTCGATAAATTTTACCGCGCGCTGGAGTACCGCGCCCGTTATCTGGCTAACGGCTTTTTCTGGCCGGAACTGGCGATGTTTTTCAAAAACCCGCAAAAAATTGTCGGCAGTTTTTTCATTCGCCATCACAGTTATCGAGTGCGCATTGACGACGTCGAACACTATCTTTCCGGCTATGTGGCCTACCGTAAATATCGCCTCCAGCAGGCCAAACCTCAGCAACAACTGGTTTTCCTGTGCGGCAATTTCCGCCATGAAGGCAACGGAATTGAAATCGCCTCCATCCGCCGTTGCGCGCTGTTTATTCGCCAGCTTGGCGTTTCGCCGTGGGTGATCACCTCCAGCTGGAACCCGCAGCTGGCACGCACGGTAGAGGCGCTTTATGAAAGCGGAAAACTGCCCGCACCGGTTAACGCGTTGACCGTTTATGACTGGCTGCCGGCCATGCTGGAGCGCGGTGATATTCGCCCGATGCAGGAACTGCGCCCCGGCACGCGTGCACAAACGCGTAAGGACAGCCGCAACATTCTCGCGGCCCGACGTTACGTCAACGGGGAGGGCAATCTCAGCCACGAAGATTTTGTCCATCTGCCCACGCAGAAAATCGTGCTGCGTCGGCACTATCGCTCTCTGAAAGGCACGGCATATCTTTCCGCCATTGAGCTGCGCTTTACCGACCATGAACGCCGCTATGCGAGCGAAGAGGCGTTCGCCGCCGCCATGTTGGCGCATAATCTGGACAGGCAAACCACGTGGCATTTTCTGGTCGATAAAAATCTGCCGTGGCGGGAGTTTGTCTCTTCAAAACCCAAAAACTGGCTGAATGCGACCCTGACGTCGGTGATTCACTCGACGCATCAACGGGAAGACGGTGAGTTTAAGCAGGCATATCGACATGTGTTGCGCGACGAAACGCTGCTCGACCGTATTATTGTGCTGACTGACGCGCAAAAGAATGATTTGGCGCAGGTTATCTCAGGAGCGCAACGCATGCGCACCATTCCTAATCATTTATCCCCGCCGTTACCGCTGAACGCGGTGACAAAGACCACAGGATATCGAGTCCTTTGTATGGCCCGCTACTCTCCGGAAAAGCAGCATCAGCTTCTTTTCCGGGTGTTTGCTCAGGTTGTAGCAAGCATTCCGGAGGCAGAACTTCACACCTGGGGATACGGCCCGTTAAAAACACAGCTGGCGCAATGGGTTATAGATAACCATCTGGAAAATAACATTTTCGTCCACGGTCTCACTCACGATCTCGAAAGTGTTCATCAGCAGTCAAATTGCGCGGTACTAAGTTCCAGTCTGGAAGGTTTCCCTCTTTTTTGCATGGAGTCACTCGCCCACGGCACGCCGCTGGTCAGTTTTGACATCCAGTATGGCCCGCGCGATTTGCTGGAAAATTCCGGTGCCGGAATTCTGGTGAAACCGAATGATGAAACCGCGCTGGCAGAGGCGCTGATCGCGGTTTTACAGAACCCGCAGCAACGTGCGCAAATGCAGGAAAACGCCCTGCGCCACGCCGCGCGCTATTCTGAACAACAGGTTGCCACACTCTGGCAGACCTGGTGGCAGGAGATGCAGGCACTAGCCTCCCGTGAAAATAAAGGGGTCGAGAACCGCGCGTGA
- the lapD gene encoding cyclic di-GMP receptor LapD has product MSLYKQLLIGICLFTVIIFCGSFYVTLESSREQYHNQLSAHAQDSATALGLSLTANIDDPVMTELMVNSIFDSGYFYRIRVVDIKTGKPLIERQNTPQSASVPNWFVRMVRLNPGQGEAVVMRGWNQVAKVEVISHPMFALTRLWDSLVASFLLLSVCSILCVLGAMLMLRRSLRPLNHIVDQALAISRREFLNLPERPKTPELRRVVEATNMMVTQLKALFSEQATRTETLRQEAYNDSLTGLNNRRSFDIKLQSRLSDEEHAAGHLILLRVQDLIGLNQRLGGAKTDQLLVAVADILNELQQRFFHNEGFLARIRGGEFAIIAPPILPQEMENLIATLSTQLKALHETGMSDVTPVAHFSQVSFNMGDTPQALLRQADQALAMAETEMRFFADTQAPQEVENEDDHHHWHTRLETVLAKESFELFSQPVYECNNKNIILHQKILARIKTPEGEIIPAGRFMPWIHRLALSRRMDIVMLKQTLKAMEKSTQPLALSISGESVADEESMNALLQPLKGARHLAGRLTLELDENELPNPEQVSLLVQKLNTLGCRLGIQHFGGRFHLIGNLPQWGLAWIKVDGGYIRHIDQEEDKKLFIEAIYWATRQINLPLIAERVETEGELAVLEKIGLYGAMGRYFSDASTLTK; this is encoded by the coding sequence ATGTCTCTCTATAAACAGCTACTCATTGGTATTTGTCTGTTCACGGTCATCATCTTCTGCGGCAGCTTTTATGTGACGCTGGAGAGTTCGCGCGAACAGTACCACAACCAACTGAGTGCGCACGCACAGGATAGCGCCACCGCACTGGGCCTTTCGCTCACGGCCAATATTGACGATCCGGTGATGACGGAACTGATGGTGAATTCCATCTTCGACAGCGGCTACTTTTACCGGATCCGGGTTGTCGATATCAAAACCGGCAAACCGCTGATTGAACGCCAGAACACGCCGCAAAGCGCCAGCGTCCCTAACTGGTTTGTGCGCATGGTACGTCTGAACCCCGGCCAGGGTGAAGCGGTAGTGATGCGCGGCTGGAACCAGGTGGCGAAAGTGGAAGTGATCAGCCATCCGATGTTCGCGTTGACGCGCCTGTGGGATAGCCTGGTCGCCAGTTTCCTGCTGTTAAGCGTGTGCAGCATTCTTTGCGTACTGGGCGCGATGTTGATGCTACGCCGCAGCCTGCGCCCGCTGAATCATATTGTCGATCAGGCGCTGGCGATCAGCCGCCGCGAGTTCCTCAATCTGCCGGAACGCCCCAAAACGCCGGAGCTCCGCCGGGTTGTGGAAGCCACCAACATGATGGTCACCCAGCTTAAAGCGCTGTTCAGCGAACAGGCCACGCGTACCGAAACGCTGCGTCAGGAGGCCTATAATGACAGCCTGACGGGGCTGAACAACCGTCGCTCATTTGATATTAAACTCCAGTCGCGTCTGAGCGATGAAGAACACGCCGCGGGCCATCTGATTTTACTGCGCGTGCAGGACCTCATCGGCTTGAACCAGCGCCTCGGCGGGGCTAAAACCGATCAGTTGCTGGTTGCCGTGGCCGATATTCTGAACGAGCTCCAGCAGCGATTTTTCCATAACGAAGGTTTCCTGGCGCGTATTCGCGGCGGTGAGTTCGCGATTATCGCGCCCCCGATTTTGCCGCAGGAGATGGAAAATCTTATTGCCACCCTCAGCACACAATTAAAAGCGTTGCATGAAACCGGCATGAGTGACGTCACCCCCGTCGCCCACTTCTCGCAGGTGAGTTTCAATATGGGCGATACGCCGCAGGCGCTGCTGCGTCAGGCCGACCAGGCGCTGGCGATGGCGGAAACGGAGATGCGTTTCTTTGCCGACACGCAGGCACCACAGGAAGTGGAAAACGAAGACGATCACCATCACTGGCACACACGTCTGGAAACCGTACTGGCGAAAGAGAGCTTCGAGCTTTTCTCCCAGCCCGTATATGAGTGCAACAATAAAAACATCATCCTGCATCAGAAAATCCTCGCCCGCATCAAGACACCGGAAGGTGAAATCATCCCCGCCGGACGCTTTATGCCGTGGATCCACCGCCTGGCGCTGAGCCGCCGGATGGACATCGTCATGCTGAAACAGACGCTGAAAGCGATGGAGAAAAGCACCCAGCCGCTGGCGCTGAGCATCAGTGGCGAAAGTGTTGCCGATGAGGAGAGCATGAACGCGCTGCTGCAACCGCTAAAAGGCGCGCGCCATCTCGCGGGCCGACTCACGCTGGAGCTCGATGAAAATGAGCTGCCGAATCCGGAGCAGGTCAGCCTGCTGGTACAAAAACTCAATACGCTGGGCTGCCGTCTGGGCATTCAACACTTCGGCGGGCGTTTCCATTTGATTGGCAACCTGCCGCAGTGGGGGCTGGCGTGGATTAAAGTAGATGGCGGCTATATTCGTCATATCGATCAGGAAGAGGACAAAAAACTCTTTATCGAAGCCATTTACTGGGCGACGCGTCAGATCAATTTACCGTTAATCGCTGAGCGAGTGGAAACGGAAGGTGAACTGGCCGTATTGGAAAAAATAGGTTTGTATGGTGCAATGGGACGATATTTTAGCGATGCCAGCACTCTCACTAAATAA
- the lapG gene encoding cysteine protease LapG, with amino-acid sequence MNVRLSRRTLWQRWLAFWLALLLVLSPGLGASWDFNTINSRSQQLYGPATPTAQRNIDEWAALLKNPPQGTIQDKLNRVNQFFNSRMRFRDDIAVWGQQDYWATPIEFLRKGAGDCEDYALAKYFTLRELGVPASQLRITYVKALQLNQAHMVVAWYATPDAVPLILDNLKTAILPATQRNDLLPVYSFNGEGLWIPQAGKNKRVGDSKKISRWQDLLTKMRAEGFVINE; translated from the coding sequence GTGAACGTTCGACTGAGCCGTCGCACACTCTGGCAACGCTGGCTGGCATTCTGGCTGGCGCTACTGCTCGTGCTCTCACCTGGCCTCGGCGCCAGCTGGGATTTCAACACCATCAACTCGCGCAGCCAACAGCTCTACGGCCCCGCCACGCCAACGGCGCAGCGCAACATTGATGAGTGGGCGGCATTGCTTAAAAATCCGCCGCAGGGCACTATTCAGGATAAATTAAACCGCGTTAATCAGTTTTTTAATTCCCGCATGCGTTTTCGTGATGATATCGCCGTATGGGGGCAGCAGGATTATTGGGCAACGCCGATTGAATTCTTACGCAAAGGTGCGGGCGACTGCGAAGATTACGCGCTGGCGAAATATTTCACCCTGCGTGAATTGGGCGTGCCCGCCAGTCAGCTTCGAATTACCTATGTTAAAGCGTTGCAGTTAAATCAGGCGCATATGGTTGTCGCCTGGTACGCCACGCCCGACGCGGTACCGTTAATTCTGGATAACTTAAAAACCGCTATTTTACCCGCGACACAGCGTAATGACCTGCTGCCGGTTTACTCCTTCAACGGCGAGGGGTTATGGATCCCGCAGGCAGGTAAAAACAAGCGCGTGGGCGACAGTAAAAAGATTTCTCGCTGGCAGGATCTTCTCACCAAGATGCGTGCAGAAGGATTTGTAATTAATGAATAG
- a CDS encoding HlyD family type I secretion periplasmic adaptor subunit, translated as MGLLSTEKPFTVNDINGVITEGAPRSTRITLWACFAFFIAFVVWASFAQVDEVTRGEGKAIPSSRLQKIQNLEGGIVSEVFVHEGQIVEAGQPLLRLDDTRFRSNVGESEADRNALIARISRLQAQIDDKPLEISPEIERDAPGIASGERELFNTQRERFRSEISGLEEQLSQKRQELLDFEAKKVQFRNSLGLLQQEVRMSEPLVAAGAISKVEVLRLRRSEVETRGQLDSVILSIPRAQSAIKEIESKIAEAKGRYRSDALAELNEARTNLSKTEASGKAIEDRVNRTLVTSPVRGVVQQLLVTTIGGVIQPGSELVEIVPLDDTLLVEAKVRPQDIAFLHPGQQAMIKFTAYDYTIYGGLKGSLEHISADTITDKEGRSFYQIRLRTERNHLGNEEKPLLIIPGMVVSVDIMTGRKTVLSYLLKPILRAKAEALRER; from the coding sequence ATGGGTCTCCTCTCCACGGAGAAGCCCTTCACGGTCAATGACATCAACGGCGTGATCACCGAAGGCGCGCCGCGTTCAACACGCATCACCCTCTGGGCCTGCTTTGCGTTTTTCATCGCCTTCGTTGTCTGGGCCTCGTTCGCTCAGGTCGATGAAGTGACGCGCGGCGAAGGAAAAGCGATTCCCTCATCGCGCCTGCAAAAGATCCAGAACCTGGAAGGTGGGATTGTCTCGGAAGTATTTGTTCATGAAGGGCAAATTGTGGAAGCCGGGCAGCCGTTACTGCGCCTGGATGACACGCGTTTTCGTTCCAACGTGGGTGAAAGCGAGGCCGATCGCAATGCGCTGATTGCGCGCATCTCGCGCCTGCAGGCGCAAATTGACGACAAACCGCTGGAAATCAGCCCGGAAATTGAGCGCGATGCCCCAGGCATCGCTAGCGGCGAGCGCGAGTTGTTCAACACCCAGCGCGAACGTTTCCGTAGTGAGATTTCCGGCCTCGAAGAACAGCTGTCGCAAAAACGTCAGGAGCTGCTGGATTTCGAAGCTAAAAAGGTGCAATTCCGTAACAGTCTTGGCCTGCTTCAGCAGGAGGTGCGGATGTCGGAGCCGTTGGTTGCCGCGGGCGCTATCTCGAAAGTCGAAGTGCTGCGTTTGCGCCGTTCGGAAGTGGAAACCCGCGGCCAGCTCGATTCGGTGATCTTGTCGATCCCGCGCGCGCAATCGGCGATCAAAGAGATTGAAAGTAAGATCGCCGAAGCCAAAGGTCGCTATCGCAGCGATGCGCTGGCGGAGCTCAACGAGGCACGCACCAACCTGAGCAAAACGGAAGCTTCCGGTAAAGCGATTGAGGATCGGGTCAACCGTACGCTGGTCACCTCACCGGTACGCGGCGTGGTACAGCAACTGCTGGTGACAACCATCGGCGGCGTTATCCAGCCGGGTAGCGAACTGGTGGAGATCGTTCCGCTGGACGATACGCTGCTGGTTGAAGCAAAAGTACGCCCGCAGGATATCGCTTTTTTACATCCGGGCCAGCAAGCGATGATCAAGTTTACCGCCTATGATTACACCATCTATGGTGGGCTGAAGGGTTCACTGGAGCACATCAGCGCTGACACCATCACCGACAAAGAGGGTCGCAGCTTCTACCAGATCCGCCTGCGCACGGAGCGTAACCATCTCGGTAATGAAGAGAAACCGCTGTTGATCATTCCGGGTATGGTGGTTTCGGTCGATATCATGACCGGCAGAAAAACCGTGTTGAGCTACCTGCTGAAACCGATTTTACGCGCCAAAGCCGAAGCCCTGCGCGAAAGGTAA
- a CDS encoding tryptophan synthase subunit beta: MHFIERDSEGRIVRVEPAPFPESTEQSHETTAEIDEWLKVNTLRAATLQQLQQSDLEMVRVLEDLIEVLMSKGVISITDLPPAAQNKLLSRAKARQTLGGLEDLIGEEEDRLI, from the coding sequence ATGCATTTTATCGAACGTGACAGTGAGGGTCGGATCGTCCGGGTGGAGCCTGCTCCATTCCCCGAATCGACTGAACAGAGCCATGAAACCACCGCTGAAATTGACGAGTGGTTAAAGGTTAATACGCTGCGTGCCGCCACGCTACAGCAGTTGCAGCAGAGCGATCTCGAAATGGTCCGTGTCCTTGAGGATCTGATTGAGGTGCTGATGAGTAAAGGGGTGATCAGCATTACCGATCTCCCGCCTGCGGCACAAAACAAATTGCTCAGCCGCGCGAAAGCCCGACAAACGCTGGGCGGGCTGGAAGATTTAATTGGCGAAGAGGAAGACCGGCTGATTTAA